In the Parasphingorhabdus halotolerans genome, CTTGTCGGCGGGAAACCAAAGTAATTTGGTCATCGCGCTTGCCGGAAGATTGGCTGGCCGTAATAAGACAGCAATTATCCAGAAAATCACCAATCCGATCCGGCATCCGAACATGCCGGAATTGACTGCAGCCATTCGAAAGGCAAGATTTGAATGGACTGCACGGTTGGGAGATATGTGTTTGGTACTGAGCAAGGCGGATGCCGATGCCTATCGCGCGCTTTTGCCTAAAGCTTCAGAGAAATTTCAAGCCGTTCGCAACGCTTATGTGACCGACGAAATGCTGGCAATAGGGCGCAAACGGAAACAACATGAGCAGGGCGTACCAATCCTGTTCCTGGCGGTTGGGCGGTTGGTAAAGCAAAAGTACTACGAAATGATGCTGCGCGCCCTCGCACAATTGTCCGACATACCCTGGACACTCACGATATTGGGTGATGGACCCTTGCGAGAGGTACTAAAGGCCTTGGCATCCCGTTTGGGAATTGCGGATCAGGTTCGCTTTACCGGTTTCACACAAGAAACTGCGTCCTACTATTCCGGTTCTGATATTTTGCTGCTGTCATCCCGGTGGGAGGGCTTCCCGGCGGCACCGCTGGAAGCACTGGCCTCAGGCTGCGACATTGTTATGACCGACTGCGCAGGCGGATTAAACGACATATTGCATGATCTGGGCTACGAACCGGTTGCCATTGATGACGATGAAGCTTTTGCGAAGAGCATCTCTTACAAGATCAGCAATCCCTCCGACCCGAAAAAGATGATTGAGATTGCAATGCAATATTCCATCGAAGCATCCGTCGATGATCATTTGCGCCTGATCGATGAAATTAGGCCGGTCTAGCTAGGCTTTTAAATCGGGATCCAGTTCCAGACCATCGTCAAGCTGCACGCCAAAGCTGTTCAACATCATCGAGACCTGCGTAT is a window encoding:
- a CDS encoding glycosyltransferase; translation: MIVHFLYEPGDGGLDRVAILLANGMANRGLPVELWLVKDEGATASLIDRGKVKVRILPTSNIGSRGFRLFRIIPALARMIREHKPRAILSAGNQSNLVIALAGRLAGRNKTAIIQKITNPIRHPNMPELTAAIRKARFEWTARLGDMCLVLSKADADAYRALLPKASEKFQAVRNAYVTDEMLAIGRKRKQHEQGVPILFLAVGRLVKQKYYEMMLRALAQLSDIPWTLTILGDGPLREVLKALASRLGIADQVRFTGFTQETASYYSGSDILLLSSRWEGFPAAPLEALASGCDIVMTDCAGGLNDILHDLGYEPVAIDDDEAFAKSISYKISNPSDPKKMIEIAMQYSIEASVDDHLRLIDEIRPV